Below is a window of Campylobacter canadensis DNA.
CTTATAATAGTCTAAGAACTTATGTTTATAAAGGATTATTATTTCAAACAAGACTAAAAGAATATTATAATGAAATAAGTATTACTAGCTATGAAAACAATGGCTCTTACGAGCTTAAATTAGATTTTTCTAAAAGTATAGAGAAATTTAAGGCTATTAATGAAATAAATCCTAAAAAAGCTTTTGTTGATTTAGCTGAGTTTATAACAAGCTTTAAAGATATAAATTCTTTAAATGATTGTGTAATATTGCTAGGTGGTTTTATAAAAACAATTGATAGTAATACTTTAAGCGATTATTTAAAACTTTTAGATGAAGATACTATCAATGCACTATCAACTCAAACAGGAACAAGTGGTAATGATACATTAGTAGGGACAAATTTATTAAACGGCAAGGATGTTTTATATGGACTTGATGGTGATGATACTTTAATCGGTGGAATTGGAGATGATACTTTAGTGGGTGGCAATGGTAATGATACTTATGTTTATGGTAAAGATTTCGGGCATGATATTATCATAAACTATAAATCAAATCTAAATGATAAAGATATCATTAAATTTAACGATGCAAGTATAAATGCTGATAATTTAAAATATGTAAGAAATTATAATGATTTAATGCTAATTAAAGATGATAATAATAGTATTAGAGTTAAAGACTTTTTTGCATATGAAGACTTAAGAAATACTATTGATGAAATCAAATTCGCTAATAATACAAGTATAAATAAGGATGAAATAATTAATAGAGTTTATACACCTACGAATGGTGATGATAACTTTACAATGTTTTTTACAAATAAAGATTATGTGATAACTATGCTAGATGGAAACGACACCATAATTACACATAACGGAGATGATGTTATTGATGGTGGAGATGGAGATGATATTATAAGAAGTGGAGCAGGAAATGATATCATAAACGGTGGTAATGGTAATGATGATATTTATGCAGGAGATGGTGATGATATTATAATAGGCGGAGCAGGAGATGATATCTTGCAAGGCGGTATGGGGAATGATAAATATATTTATAAAGGAGTTTGGGGACATGACACTATAATTAATCTTAGAAATGATAATGCTTATGATGAAATAATCCTAGATGTTAGCTCATCATTTGTAAAAATCACTAGAGATAATGATGATTTAATAATAAACAAGCTAAAAAGTGCTGGTTGGTTTAAAAAAGTAGTTGATGATAGTTCATCTATAAAAGTGGTAGATTTTTTCAAAAAAGATTATGATATATCTGCTTTAGTGTTAAAAGATAAGACTTTAAGCGCTGATGATTTAAGACAAATGGTGTTAACTCCTACTTGGGGCAATGATACTTTAATAGGAAGCGAATATAGCGATAAAATATATGGCTTATTTGGTAACGATACTATAATTGGCGGTAAAGCAGATGATTATTTAAATGGTGGTGCTGGAAATGATACTTATATTTTTAATAGAGGCGATGGTAATGATTATATAAAAGATGCTTTAGGATATGATACTATTAAATTTAACGATGTTAGCTTTAGTGAAGTTGTGTTAAAAAAAGATGTAGATAACCTAATCATTAAATATAACAATAATAAAGATAGTGTTACTGTATTAGGTAATTTTACAATAGGGTTTAATAAGATTGAAAAATTTGTTTTTAGTGATAAAACTTTATGCTATGATGATTTTATAAATACAGCTAAAAAAGAGTTACCAAGTTATGAGGATTTAGTAGATAAAGTAACTAAACCTGATTTATCATCTTATTTAGAAAATGTAGAAAAACTAATCCAAGATACAAACGCTTTTGCACCTAATTCATCAGGATTCATTTCATATACAGATGATAAAAATAATTCTATTCAAGTATATTTATAATCTAAATCCAAATTCTTAAAGAATTTGGATTAGAAATTCGGAATTGAAAAAAGGTATATATTTAGAGGTGCTTTCATAAGAAAGCTAGTAAAAAAAATCACTCACAAAAAAATAAAAAAAGCTAAAAAAAACTTCAAAAATGCTTATCTTGTTTCATAAAAAAAATTCATAAAAAAATTAGTTGGCAAGTTAAAAACTTGCCTTGTATTTTTAAATTAAAAAAGGCAAATAATGAATATTGATGTTTGTTTGTATATTGCTATGGTTTTAATGTGTTTTTTTAGTGCCATTTTGACCTATAAAGACTATAAAGAAGCCTTAGCTAGTGGCGATGAAAGAAAGATTAATAAAGACAAAAAAGATTTAAAAAAAGCAATGGCTATATTTTTTGTAGCGATAGTTTGTTTTATTTTAGGAGTTTTTGTTTTTTGATAGGTGCTTGGTGAGAGCTAGAAAATTGATGTAATGATTATGTATTTATTAAGTGGCTTAGGTTGTTTTTATGCAGCTTTTAGATGTCGTAAGGATAAGATAGATTTTTTAGTTTTGCTTGTATTTGCGATACTGTTTATCGCTACAGAAATTAAAGAAATATTAGCTGCTTATTGATTAGTTTTGAACTAGCGAGGAATGCTCGGTGGTTGCTTATTTTGTAATTCTCCCCTTTGTTTTAATGTTTTTTAAAAATCACAAAGGGGAGAGTGTTGTCTAAAAATTAAAGGTTTTTTATGAAGGTAGAAGAAATGATTAATAAATTAGAGATATTAAAAAATGCCTATGGAGATTAATATGCAAAAATTTATTATTTTAGTTCTTTATTACATAGCAACTTCTATGTATAAAAAATATACAGAAGTACTAGCTAGTAGTGATATTAGAGAAAGAATTAATAAAACTAATAAAAAACTATTTTTTACGAAGTATTACCCATCATCTTAGGAATATTATGTATTTATGTATATATGAAGTTAAAGGAAAAATTATGAGAGTAGAGGAATTGATAAAAAAATTAAAAGCATTACAAGATATGCACGGAAACTACAAGGTGTTTTTAAAAGAAAACGAGTTTGATATAAAAATAGTAGAAGATGCTTTTTACGAAGAAGCGTTAATGCTTGATGATACAAAAAATAAAAAGCATAGATATTTTTTGATTAGTTAAGGATGAGTGATGAATTATGAATTAGATTGTCTTGTGACAGAGAGGGAAGGTATATTTAAGTTTTTAATTGATTTAGAAGGTAAGAGCTTTATTCAAGCACTTGATTTTATAGAAGATAGAGTGTTAGCTTATGCAATAAAAAATGAACTAGGACGCTATATAGATAATGAAAGTGTTTTTGAAATTATTAAAAGAAAATTTTTAAGTCTAGAGCAAGAGCAACAAAAAAATGTGATTAACATTGTCTTGGAACGGGCAAAAACAGAGCTTATACCGCATAAGAAAAAAATAATCTTGCTTAGTAAAAGCGAGATAAAAAAAGCACTAGAATTAGCTTATGAATTAAAAAAGCTATATCTTAATAACAAAGTTAAGCTAGAGCTTTTAAAAGAACAAAAAATTTATTTAAAGTCCTTAACGAAAGACTTAGAAAAAGATTTAATTGAAAGTAAAATATTTAACTTAGAGCTTGTAATAGATGCTAAAACAACAACGCTTTTTTGTAGAATGCTTGGTTTTTTTGATAGCTGCCATACTACTAAAAAAGAAATTTATGAGTTCGTCTTGAAAAAGATAGACGAGCTAAATAAAAAACAAAATTATTTTGAGTTTGAGTTTAGTCAGGATGAAGAAGTTTAAAAGGAGAATAATATGGAGCTTAAAGAATTTATAAAACAACTTAAAGCCGAGGAAGGGGCGAGTATTGTTTTAAAAGAAAAGGAGATATTAAATGTTAGTAAATGAAAAAATAAAAGAGGCAAATAGATTATTTCAAAAATTAAAACAAGCAGGATTTGAAAGCCCTTTTTTTAGGTACATCAATAAGGTGGAAAACCATTTGATAATAAGACCGCTATATAAAAAAATAGCAGAATTAATAGGCATAGAATTGCTAAGTAATAATGATACAGAACTAAGCTATTATAAACTTGCAAAAGAAGAACAAAAAAAAGTCTTTGAAGAATTGTTAAAGTATTTTAAATCTACTTATATTGATTTTAAAAAAGAAAAAATCAAGCTAATAAGTAAGAAAGATTTAAAAAAGCTATTAAGCTATAGCAGAAAAATAACAGATTTGTATGAAAAAAAAGACTACGAAGTGAAATTGTTAAAAACAGGAAGTACTGTAGAAGAATTTAAAAATAAAGAATTAGTTAATATATTATTTTATGACTACACAACGATTTATTTTAAAGAGAGTTCTAAACAAGAACTGAAATTCTTTTGCGAAGAAGAATATATAACGAAGGAAAAAAGAAAAAATGAAAGTACTTATAAATTTATTTTAAGAGCAGTAGAAGAAATAAATCAAGAAATACCTTTTTTTATCTTTGTTTGGGACGGTGAAGAATGAAACACGAAGAAGAAGAAAAAGACTTAAACCCAAGTGCAAAAGAGCTTATTATAATGTGCTTAATTTTATCTTTAGTATATTGGTTTTTTGGCTAAAAAAATAAGAAATTAAAAAAGGATAAAAGATGAATTTTATAAACAATTTTGAACAAAAACAGAATATGTTAAAACTTCAAAGCGATATAAATAGCGTAAAATCGCTTTTGAAAAATGAAACAAATCAAATCAATATAAAAATTAATAGTCTAGAAAAAAAACTAGATGAGATAATAACAATTTTAAAATCAAAGGAAAAACAATGAAAGTTTTAAGAGAAATTTTTTATGCTAAGCAAGACATCTTGCAAAAGCATAAGGACAGAAAAAGACAATTACTAAAAGCAGTTTCAGTTTTAAATGCTGAAATAGAAAAAATAGAAGAAATAATTAATATAAAAGAAAAGCTAAAAAAAGAAAGTCAAAATAAAGAATTAATAAAATCATTAATAAATAATGATTTAGAAGAGCTAAAATTATTTATATTGCATTCAAAACGCAATTTTGAATATAAAAACAAGAAACAAGCAAGAAATTTTAAATATATTTTAAATAAAGAAGATTTTTCTAACTTAGAATTATTACTTAAATTTTAATTCCATTCTCTTTTTAACAAATAAAGTCAAATAACAAATTTACATAATTATTTAAAAAAAGGATAAAAGATGTATGTAGATTATATTGATTTTGGAGATAAAGAAGTAGTAAGAGTATATCAAAATAATAAATTACGGATAGATTTTGTTTTCCCATTTATTAGTAAAGATGAAATCATAGACGATTTTGGAAAAATCGTTTCTTATAAGAGCAAGGCAATTGATTTTTATAAAAAAGTTAAAAAACAAAATGATATAGAACAAATGAAAGCTTTATATCAAAAATATATTTTGTAAAATTTTTTGTATTTTTTTACAAAAAATTTTTATAAAAGGAGAGAAAGTGAAAAAAGAAATTGGCGTTAAAGATATTGCCTTATATATTGAATTGTTGAATAACGCAAAAATAAAAATAAAAAATAAGGATTATGTAAATTTACACTGCTTAATTGTAAATTTATGGATAATCTACAATAAAAAAGAGTACTTAAAAAAATACTCTTTTTATTTTAAGTTTGAAGCTGCTCTAAAAATAATAGCAAAAACAAATTCTAAGCTATTGCAAGTACCAGCAGGAAAAGAAAAAACAATTTTAACAAAAAAAATCATTGCAACCATTAAAATTGCAATAGAGCTATTAGAGTTTGAGAGAAAATGCTTAACTGATTTTAAGGACACAAAATATGAGTAGTAGTGAAAAAGAAAAATTGTTTGCGATACTCATTTGTGAAATGAAAATGCAAAAAAA
It encodes the following:
- a CDS encoding calcium-binding protein encodes the protein MILLKVFVNILIKAPFQFGMFIGNISGLAGKEQQEKAQLEYNLAKKTLSTIYEILVYNECGCREILLTEVGSMFLNSVKERPTYFIGSLAAGFIGGIEKYKSVIEKLAIKTNKFIITPTGKGIMAFQELQNIINEKSKDIKIDLDTNKNEFHFINNLNDAKTKIEIHSHSQTNTKLYDPLVLDLNNNGRIDTITLNNSKAFFDHNNDNIAYKSSWISKDDGLLVLDKNNNNLIDDGNELFGNFTEIPSSDFKTLDTNNNQTLNHTQAKFAINGFEALKLLDSNEDGVIDINDKEFNNLKIWQDLNEDGITQTNELKTLKDLNITSINLNYKDTNQKLDNDNTITQTASFIKDNKESLLADINFSVSSIERVFKDKIEYSEDDLNLANLKGYGVLRDLRDAACLDEELKAILKDYSSAHSKEEQLNKLDKLIYAWANTNKALNKDFNLSKTKEFNSNNPNNNTDNVRDLWLTPSQAREYANFTISESLKNEFNELKQRISIINSFLGINNQDFYIASLNEFNELKNSFNNTYNSLRTYVYKGLLFQTRLKEYYNEISITSYENNGSYELKLDFSKSIEKFKAINEINPKKAFVDLAEFITSFKDINSLNDCVILLGGFIKTIDSNTLSDYLKLLDEDTINALSTQTGTSGNDTLVGTNLLNGKDVLYGLDGDDTLIGGIGDDTLVGGNGNDTYVYGKDFGHDIIINYKSNLNDKDIIKFNDASINADNLKYVRNYNDLMLIKDDNNSIRVKDFFAYEDLRNTIDEIKFANNTSINKDEIINRVYTPTNGDDNFTMFFTNKDYVITMLDGNDTIITHNGDDVIDGGDGDDIIRSGAGNDIINGGNGNDDIYAGDGDDIIIGGAGDDILQGGMGNDKYIYKGVWGHDTIINLRNDNAYDEIILDVSSSFVKITRDNDDLIINKLKSAGWFKKVVDDSSSIKVVDFFKKDYDISALVLKDKTLSADDLRQMVLTPTWGNDTLIGSEYSDKIYGLFGNDTIIGGKADDYLNGGAGNDTYIFNRGDGNDYIKDALGYDTIKFNDVSFSEVVLKKDVDNLIIKYNNNKDSVTVLGNFTIGFNKIEKFVFSDKTLCYDDFINTAKKELPSYEDLVDKVTKPDLSSYLENVEKLIQDTNAFAPNSSGFISYTDDKNNSIQVYL